In the genome of Catalinimonas alkaloidigena, the window CCGGAAGAATACGAAGAAGGACATCTGGAGGGCGCAAAACTTGTCGATTACAAAAGCGACGAATTTGAAGAGCAGGTGCGTGCGCTCGATCCGCAGCGTACGTACTACATGTACTGCCGTTCCGGCGTACGCAGCCACAAGGCCCTCGAGCAGATGAAAGAGATGGGATTCAAGCACCTTTACGAGTTAGATGGCGGAATAACCGCTTGGAAATCAGAAGGTTTACCGGTTAAGTAAACTTTTTTTAAAAAATTTGTAACCTATCTTTTGGCGATGCGTTACCCCTAATAAGTCGTTTAAGTAGTTAATTGTTGAGCACAGAGCACAAAAGCCCGTCCGAATGGTCGGGCTTTTGTGTTGTAGCCTCCTGCTGAATAACTCCCCCGCATCTGTTACTTTTGCGTAGCATGTATCTCCCCTTTATGTCTCATTTTCGATGCGGCTCTTGGCCGCTCTTGTTCCTCTTGCTTACCACATTGGGCTGCCAGCAGGTAGACACCGAAGCGGCCGAAGAAGCGTTTACGCAGGGGCGGCAGCAGTTGGAGGCTGGTCAGACCGCGGCTGCTATTGCCTCGTTTACGCAGGCGATTGAAACCGACAGCAGCCGCGCCGATTATTACAATGCCCGTGGTGTCTCCTATTTCGAAACCGGGCAGTACGAGCAGGCCCAGGCCGACTATAGCCAGGCCATCCGGCTCGATCCGGAAAATTACAAGCCTTATTATAACCGGGGACGCGCCTACATTGCGCAGCAGCGGTATCCGCTCGCCATCCAGAGTTTTGATGCTGCGCTGCAACGCGATAGCACCATTCACGAGATCTGGAACAACCGGGGCGTGGCCCACCACCTCAACGGCGACTATCCGAAAGCCATTGCCGACTTCACACACTCGTTGTCGTTGGCACCGCGCAACAACATTGCCCACTACAACCGGGGAAAACTCTATTACCTGACCGAAGATTTTGCCTCGGCGAAAGAAGATTTCGACAGTACCTTGTCGGCCAATCCCAATTATCCGGATGCGCTGTATGCCCGGGGGTTGGCGCGGCTGGCCATGAACGAGGAATCCGGGTGCGACGACGTGCGCCGGTCGGTGCAGTTGGGGTACGACAAAGTCGACCCGGAAGTACGCGAGGCGTGCGGGGCCGACCATCCATGATCGGCACGGACGTATCTCAGGCAGCAGCGCTTCTTCGACAGGGACAATTAGTCGCTATTCCGACCGAAACGGTATATGGGTTGGCGGCCAATGCGCTGGATGTGCAGGCGGTGAGTCGCATTTTCGAAGCCAAAAAACGGCCATCGTTCGATCCGCTGATCGTGCACATTGGTGCGCTGGCGCAATTGGAGACGTACGTCACGCAGCTTCCGCCGCTGGCTCTCCGGCTGGCGGAGCACTTTTGGCCCGGTCCGTTGACGCTGCTGCTCGACCGTCGCCCGCTTATTCCCGATCTGGTCACGGCGGGATTGCCGCAGGTCGGCATACGGCTTCCGGCCCATCCGCTCACCCAACAACTTCTGGCAACACTCGATTTTCCGCTGGCCGCCCCCAGCGCCAATCCGTTCGGGTACATCTCACCGACGACGGCGCAGCACGTCGCACAGCAGTTGGGTGAACAAGTTCCTTATATTCTGGACGGTGGCCCCTGTCAGGTGGGGCTGGAGTCGACCATCGTCGGATTTCCGGAGGGGCGTCCTTTGGTCTACCGGTTGGGGGGAATTGCACTGGAACAGCTGGAAGCGGTGATCGGCGAACCGGTTGAGCGCCGCGCGCACTCTACGTCCAATCCGCAAGCCCCCGGCATGCTGAAAAGCCATTACGCACCGCGCATCCCATTTCACGTGGGCGAGATCGACGCCTTACTGGAGAAGTTTCCGCACCAAAACGTTGGGGTATTGTCCTTACAAACGACCTATCCTTCGGTGAACGCGGCGTGGCAAGTGCAACTTTCACCTACCGGGCATCTGCCCGAGGCTGCGGGGCGTCTTTTTGCGGCCATGCGTCACCTGGACAGCCTGCCGCTGGACGTCATCGTGGCGGAATGGATGCCGGAGACAGGGTTGGGGCGGGCCATGAACGATCGGTTGCGCCGGGCGGCTGTGCCGGACAATCTCCAGACCGGAGAAATCTGACGTTTGCCGTCAGATAGTTTCCTGACGCAGACAGGTTTTCGGCGGGTGACTCATCTCATCACGCTATATTTGCGTAAACAATCCCATCATGCTGAAAAGATATTGCGGAGGGTTTTTCCTTCTTCTGATACTGTCGGTTGCGGTGCACGCGCAGTCTCGTAACGACGAAACCAACTATTTGTATGGGAAAGAGCTGCTGAAAAAAGAGCAGTTTGCCGAGGCGGCCAACGTCTTCGAAAAGCTGGCCGTTCCCGACCGCCAGAGCCAGTTTGCTGCCTATTCCCATTATTACTACGCGCTGGCCGAGTTCCGGCAGGGGCACTACGAAAAAGCCAATCTGACCTTATTAAAACTGGTCGAGTCGTTCCCGGATTGGTCCGACAAACAAGAGGCTTATTACCTGATGACCCTGGCGGCATTCGAGCGGCATAAGCCCGAGGTTGCCGTAGATTATCTGCAGAAAATCAAGAGTCGGGAGTTGCAGACACTCGCAACGACGGCCGCCGATCATTACCTGCAGCAGATTCACGGGCTGGACACTCTGCGCACGCTCTATCAAAAATATCCTGCCAACACCTCGGTAGCGGTGGCGTATGCGCATCAGTTGCAGTTTGCGCCCCGGACACCTGAAAACCAGCAGACACTCGAAAAAATCAGGGGACAGTTACCCGCCGAACGCCTGAATGCCCTGGGTAAAGCGCCCGAACAGAAAGCACGTTACCGGGTAGCGTTGCTGTTGCCATTTGAAGTGAAGGCAATTAATCCGGACGACATCAATCGCCAGAATCAGTTTGTGCTCGACTTTTATCAGGGCGTTCAACTGGCGCAGGAACAATTGAAAAACGAAGACGGCGAGCCGCTGGTCGAGCTTTTTGTGTACGACACGGAAAAGAGTCCCGAGAATGTGAAAGCTATGGCCCAATGGCCGGAATTGCGCAGCATGGACCTGATGGTGGGGCCGGTGTACACCAACGGATCGCTGGTGCTGACGCCTTTCGCACAGCAGTACCGCATTCCGATGGTCAATCCACTTTCCGAAAACGCGGAAATCATCGAAGGCAATCCGTATTCGTTTCTGGCCGAAGCGACGCTGGAAAGCCGCGCACAGGCCATTGCCACGTTTGCATTGGGTCAGTTCAAGGGAAAAAAAGTAGGGATTCTGAGTGGTACAGACCGCCGCGATACCGCCCTGGCCAGCGCGTATCAGCAGGCTGTCGAAGCCTTGGGGGGACAGGTGGTCGTGCTTGAGAAGATCGACGGTCGGCTGAACAGTGCCGTGAAAGATGTGGTAGAGCGCTTACAGAAGGCGGGTGTTTCGCACGTGCTGGTCAGCAGCGAAGATGCTTTCATGGCGCAGAATTTCATCACTTCGCTCGAACTCTTAGGCTTCAGACTGCCGACTGTCGCACCCGGAAGCTGGCTGCGCGATGCCACTGTGGTGTCGCTGCCGCAGTGGGAGCGCCAGAACATCTTTTTCTTCATGGACAACTTTGCCGACAGCGACAAAAAAGCCGTACAGGATTTCCAACGTCGGTACATGAGTCGGGCGCGGCTCATTCCTTCGGTATATGCCTACCAGGGATACGACCAGATGATGTTCTTCGGCGAAATGTTGAAGAAGTACGGCACCGGTCTGGCCGAGGGCATTCACCAGGAGGGGTATTGGCCCGGCATCACGCTGACCGGCTTCGACTATTCCCAAGGGAATGACAACCGATTCGTCGCCGTCGTGAAGATCGAGGACGGGACGCTCAAAATCGTCAACGCGCCTACCTCGGCAGCTTTTGAATTTCAGAAACGGTAATCGGCCGCTGTGCCTGTGGCCGGACCAAACCAGAATACCATGCAGTACACAACCAGCCAATCACTTTTCGAACGTGCCGGACACACCATTCCCGGCGGGGTAAATTCGCCCGTACGCGCTTTCAAAGCCGTAGGAGGGACCCCGGTTTTTCTTAAATCGGCCGAGGGACCGTATGTGTACGACGTGGACGGGAATCAGTACATCGAGCTGATCAACTCGTGGGGACCGATGATTCTGGGGCATGCGCATCCGCTGATCGTGGAAGCGGTGCAACACGCCGCCACCGACTCGCTGTCGTTTGGAGCACCTACCCGCCGCGAAATCGAGATGGCCGAGCTGATTACCCAAATGGTGCCGTCGGTAGAAAAAGTGCGGATGGTAAACTCAGGCACCGAAGCTACCATGTCGGCCGTGCGGGTGGCGCGGGGCTACACGGGGCGCGACAAGATCATCAAATTCGCCGGCTGTTACCACGGCCACGGCGACTCATTCCTGATTGCGGCGGGCAGTGGAGCGGTTACGTTCGGCACTCCCGATAGTCCCGGTGTGACCAAAGGCGTGGCCCAGGATACGCTGACGGCACCCTACAACGACTTGGCCGCGGTCGAAGAACTGGTTGCGGCCAATCCTGACCAAATTGCGGCCATCATCATCGAACCGGTGGCGGGCAACATGGGGTGCATCGTGCCGTCGTCGGAGTTTCTGACGGGCCTGCGCCGCGTGTGCGATGCGCACGGCATTGTCCTTATTTTCGACGAAGTGATGACGGGCTTCCGGCTGGCGCCGGGGGGGGCGCAAACGGTGCTGGGCGTAACGCCCGATCTGACTACCCTGGGCAAAATCATCGGTGGCGGCATGCCTGTAGGGGCTTATGGCGGTAAAAAAGAGATCATGGATTTTGTAGCCCCGGCCGGACCTGTCTACCAGGCAGGCACGCTGTCGGGCAATCCGGTGGCCATGGCGGCAGGACTGACCATGCTGACCTATCTGCACGAACATCCGGAGGTCTACACCCGCCTGGAAACCGTGGGCAAAACTCTGACGGATGGCCTGCGCCAGGGACTTGATAAACTGGGCCTCCGCTACACCATCAACCAGATCGGGTCGATGTATACGCTGTTCTTCACCGATCAGCCGGTATACGATTTCGAAACGGCCCGCCAGTCGGACCTGATGGCCTTCGGACGTTATTTCCACGCTATGCTCTCGCGCGGCGTTTACCTAGCCCCCTCGCAATTCGAAAGTCTGTTCCTGTCTACCGCCCTGACCGACGAACTGATCGACCGGATTATTGAAGCGCACCAGGACGCGCTAGAGGAAATTATGGCCGAAACAGAAGGTCGGAATTAATCTTTTTGGCGTGAAAGCACGGATATCACTTGGAATCGGCCTCGCCTGCGTACTGGGCATCAGCGCGTGCTCTACGGAGTTGGACGTAAACGCACCCGAACGCGAAATCATGGTGCTGTACGGGCTGCTAGATCCTGACGATTCGGTGCATTACGTGCGCGTAAACCGGGCGTATTTGCGCGAAGGCGAAGACGCGTTGCGGATTGCGCGGGAAGATCCTGAAGCGACCAACTACCCCGCCGAGGCGCTGGAAGTCGAGCTGATTCAAGTCACAGGCAGCACGCGGGTAACGGTAAGCACCTTATCCCGGATGGTCGCGACCGAAAAAGACTCCGGTGCGTTTTATTACCCCGACCAAGTACTTTACGTCACGCCGCAGGCAGTTGCGTTACGTACCGACGAAGGTACCCGCTACGAAGTAGCCGTGCGCAACCTGATTAGTGGCCACGAAGCTTCGGCGGAAACCGACCTTGTGGCGCCGTTTGCCGTGCAGCGTCCCCTCTATATTCCGGGAAACAATACCAGCTTTGGGGCGGTGGCTATCGATCGGGAGGTCGAAGTGGCACTGACGCCTTCGGCCAACAGCACGATTCACCAACTCACCCGCATCACGGTCCATTACACAGAGCGTTATTTTTCCGGCGATTCGGCCCGGCGCGTGTTGAAAGTCCCCGCCCTGTTCACCCTGACGGGAGGAAGTGAGGAAGTCAACCGCTTGCTGCCGGAGGGATTTATTTTGGACGCCATCGGCACTACGCTCGACGTGTCGAACAACACACAAGTGCGCGAACGCGTGTTCGGGCCCGTGGACTTCACGTTCTATGCGGGCAATCAAGCCTTAAGCGACTACATCGAGATCAACGACAACTTTTCGCCCCTTTCCCAAACCAAGCCGTTGTACACCAATGTGCAGAACGGCGTCGGCTTGCTAGCCTCGCGCCGCCGCCAGACCGTCAGCCCTGCCATCAGCGCGAACAGCCTGCAAGTATTGCAAAACCGCTATCCGGACGTGAAAGTGGCACTGTAGGACAGATCCGTCATACTACAGCCGAGATTCCGTCAGGCTCTTCCCCCGAAATGACTTGTTGCGTGACAGAATGGCAGAAAAGGTCCGTTTCTGGACTCGTGGCATAACCCTTGTTCAATAGGTCGTCGTAAAGCATTACGGAATTCGACCTAAACCTTAAAATAAAGTTTTGACATGGGAAAAATAATTGGAATTGACTTGGGTACGACCAACTCGTGCGTTGCCGTGATGGAAGGGAACGAACCAGTGGTGATTCCCAACAACGAGGGTCAGCGGACCACGGCGTCGATTGTTGCCTTCATGGACAACGGCGAGCGCAAAGTGGGTGCCCCGGCCAAGCGTCAGGCGATCACGAACCCCAAAAATACCGTGCAGTCGATCAAACGGTTCATGGGGAAAAAATATACTGAAACCCAGAACGAGATCAGCACGGTAGCCTACACCGTTGAGAAAGGCCCCAACGATACACCTCGGGTGAAAATCGGTGATCGGCTCTACTCTCCTCAGGAAATTTCGGCGATGATCCTTCAGAAAATGAAGTCGACGGCGGAAGATTACCTGGGCACTACGGTAACAGAAGCGGTCATCACCGTACCGGCTTACTTTAACGATGCCGAGCGTCAGGCCACCAAAGAAGCTGGTCAGATTGCCGGTTTGGATGTGAAGCGTATCATCAACGAGCCTACGGCGGCTGCGTTGGCGTATGGTCTCGATAAAAAAGATCAGGATGTTAAAATCGCGGTCTTTGACCTGGGTGGCGGTACGTTCGATATCTCCATCCTGGAGCTGGGCGAGGGCGTGTTCGAAGTAAAATCGACCGACGGTGATACCCACCTGGGTGGTGACGACTTTGATCAGGTGATCATCAACTGGCTGGCAGAAGAGTTTCTGAAAGACGAGCGCATTGACCTGCGGAAAGATCCGATGGCGTTGCAACGCCTGAAAGAAGCCGCCGAGAAAGCAAAGATCGAGCTCTCTTCGTCGACCCAAACGGAAATCAACCTGCCGTACATCATGCCGGTAGATGGCATTCCGAAGCACCTGGTGCGTACCCTGACGCGCTCGAAGTTCGAGCAACTGGCCGATAGCCTGATTCAGCGCACGCTGGAGCCTTGCCGTCGCGCTATGAAAAACGCGGGGTATACCAACAGCGACATCGACGAAGTAATCCTGGTAGGCGGTTCTACCCGTATCCCCCGCATTCAGGAAGAAGTTGAGAAGTTTTTCGGCAAGAAGCCTTCGAAAGGTGTGAACCCTGACGAAGTTGTGGCCGTGGGTGCCGCCATCCAAGGTGGGGTCCTGACCGGCGAAGTGAAAGATGTGCTTCTGCTGGACGTAACGCCGCTGTCACTGGGCATTGAAACCATGGGTGGTGTCTCGACCAAGTTGATCGAATCCAACACGACGATTCCTACCAAGAAATCGGAAGTGTTCTCGACCGCCTCGGATAACCAGCCTTCGGTAGAGATCCACGTATTGCAGGGCGAACGTCCCATGGCGAAAGACAACCGGACCATCGGCCGATTCCACCTCGACGGAATTCCGCCAGCCCCGCGTGGCGTACCGCAAATCGAAGTCACGTTCGACATTGATGCCAACGGTATTCTGAACGTTTCGGCGCGCGACAAAGGCACCGGCAAAGAGCAGAAGATCCGCATCGAAGCTTCCTCGGGTCTGTCGCAGGAAGAAATCGAACGCATGCGCAACGAAGCCAAAGCGAACGAAGAAGCCGACCGTCAGGAACGCGAAAAGATCGAGAAGCTGAATCAGGCGGATTCGATGGTGTTCCAGACCGAAAAGCAGTTGAAGGAATACGGCGACAAACTGTCGGACGCCAACCGTACGGCCATTCAGTCGGCGTTGGATAACCTGCGCAACGCCCATTCTTCGCAGAATTTGGAAGAAGTCGACAGCGCGTTAGCCGCCCTGAATCAAGCTTGGCAGAATGCCTCGCAAGACCTGTACAATGCACAGCAGGCGGGTGGTGCCGAAGGTGCTGCACCGGGAGCGGATGCAGGCCAAGCCGCCGGAAACGGTGCCGCCAGTGACGTGACGGATGTCGATTACGAAGAAGTAGACGGTAGTAAAAACAAATAAGGCGACACGCCTCTTTTATAGAAAAAGCCCGGAAGCAATTCCGGGCTTTTTTGTTTGTAATCCACGTGCAAAGGAAAAGCCCGATTGCTCAGGTCGGGCTTTGGTACTGTATGAAGCAATTTGCTAGCCTTGGGGATTAAGCCGCGGCTTATGGATTGTGAAACGATTTGCATGACAAATATAGAGTGAGAACGATGAATAATAAAACTTTATCAGAAAATAGTGTAACTATATTGATGCTTTGTGAGTTAATCATTTGATAATCAAATGCTTGAAAGATGATTTTTATTTGAAAAATTTATATAAAATAGTAGATATTTGGATGGTCGCGCGTTTCCGTGTTACGTATAAAATGTTATTCGCCCGAAAGCTCGACTGCCACATTCGCATTTTATCTGTCGATTTTCCACGAATATTTAAAAGTGTCGTAAGGAGGTAATTATATTTTTTACCATATTACCTCTGTGTTGTCAGATGGTAGAGGGGACCCCTTGGCTCGTCTGCCGTGAAATCACATAAAATTAATTACTATGTATCTTAGTGTAGCACTCGATTGGACCCCTAACATCAGCCACGCTGGCTTCTTCATCGCGCAGGCCAAGGGATATTATACGGAAGAGAACTTGTCGCCAAGTTTTCGGTCACCTGCAGACGACGACTACCGGATTACGCCAGCCAAACGGGCAGCCCGCCGTGGAGTGAGTTTAGGGATTGCTCCTTCGGAGAGTGTGATCAGCTACAATACATTTTCGGAACCCGTGCCCCTGCGGGCGGTCGCCGCACTGATGCAGACCGATACCAGCGCCATTGTTACTCTGAAGTCGAGTGGCATTGCCCGTCCCAGTCAGCTGGACGGAAAGGTCTACGCTTCGTACGGAGCGCGTTTTGAAGAAGGCTTGGTAAAAGCCGTGGTGCGAAACGATGGCGGGGAGGGCAACCTCACAATTGTTCGCCCGGCGAAGTTGAGCATCTGGGAAGGAGTCATGAAAGGGAAAGCCGATGCCACCTGGATTTTCACACCCTGGGGAGGCGTTACTTCAGCCGATGCAGAGAAAGGGTTGAATTTCT includes:
- a CDS encoding rhodanese-like domain-containing protein is translated as MKTRISLLCLLIGMLSIPAVLQAQTTPLPIRTDSNEGVAVLPDYQEEDNTLSPKEFARQIADEQAVLLDVRTPEEYEEGHLEGAKLVDYKSDEFEEQVRALDPQRTYYMYCRSGVRSHKALEQMKEMGFKHLYELDGGITAWKSEGLPVK
- a CDS encoding tetratricopeptide repeat protein; translation: MLTTLGCQQVDTEAAEEAFTQGRQQLEAGQTAAAIASFTQAIETDSSRADYYNARGVSYFETGQYEQAQADYSQAIRLDPENYKPYYNRGRAYIAQQRYPLAIQSFDAALQRDSTIHEIWNNRGVAHHLNGDYPKAIADFTHSLSLAPRNNIAHYNRGKLYYLTEDFASAKEDFDSTLSANPNYPDALYARGLARLAMNEESGCDDVRRSVQLGYDKVDPEVREACGADHP
- a CDS encoding L-threonylcarbamoyladenylate synthase, which produces MIGTDVSQAAALLRQGQLVAIPTETVYGLAANALDVQAVSRIFEAKKRPSFDPLIVHIGALAQLETYVTQLPPLALRLAEHFWPGPLTLLLDRRPLIPDLVTAGLPQVGIRLPAHPLTQQLLATLDFPLAAPSANPFGYISPTTAQHVAQQLGEQVPYILDGGPCQVGLESTIVGFPEGRPLVYRLGGIALEQLEAVIGEPVERRAHSTSNPQAPGMLKSHYAPRIPFHVGEIDALLEKFPHQNVGVLSLQTTYPSVNAAWQVQLSPTGHLPEAAGRLFAAMRHLDSLPLDVIVAEWMPETGLGRAMNDRLRRAAVPDNLQTGEI
- a CDS encoding ABC transporter substrate-binding protein; translation: MLKRYCGGFFLLLILSVAVHAQSRNDETNYLYGKELLKKEQFAEAANVFEKLAVPDRQSQFAAYSHYYYALAEFRQGHYEKANLTLLKLVESFPDWSDKQEAYYLMTLAAFERHKPEVAVDYLQKIKSRELQTLATTAADHYLQQIHGLDTLRTLYQKYPANTSVAVAYAHQLQFAPRTPENQQTLEKIRGQLPAERLNALGKAPEQKARYRVALLLPFEVKAINPDDINRQNQFVLDFYQGVQLAQEQLKNEDGEPLVELFVYDTEKSPENVKAMAQWPELRSMDLMVGPVYTNGSLVLTPFAQQYRIPMVNPLSENAEIIEGNPYSFLAEATLESRAQAIATFALGQFKGKKVGILSGTDRRDTALASAYQQAVEALGGQVVVLEKIDGRLNSAVKDVVERLQKAGVSHVLVSSEDAFMAQNFITSLELLGFRLPTVAPGSWLRDATVVSLPQWERQNIFFFMDNFADSDKKAVQDFQRRYMSRARLIPSVYAYQGYDQMMFFGEMLKKYGTGLAEGIHQEGYWPGITLTGFDYSQGNDNRFVAVVKIEDGTLKIVNAPTSAAFEFQKR
- the hemL gene encoding glutamate-1-semialdehyde 2,1-aminomutase codes for the protein MQYTTSQSLFERAGHTIPGGVNSPVRAFKAVGGTPVFLKSAEGPYVYDVDGNQYIELINSWGPMILGHAHPLIVEAVQHAATDSLSFGAPTRREIEMAELITQMVPSVEKVRMVNSGTEATMSAVRVARGYTGRDKIIKFAGCYHGHGDSFLIAAGSGAVTFGTPDSPGVTKGVAQDTLTAPYNDLAAVEELVAANPDQIAAIIIEPVAGNMGCIVPSSEFLTGLRRVCDAHGIVLIFDEVMTGFRLAPGGAQTVLGVTPDLTTLGKIIGGGMPVGAYGGKKEIMDFVAPAGPVYQAGTLSGNPVAMAAGLTMLTYLHEHPEVYTRLETVGKTLTDGLRQGLDKLGLRYTINQIGSMYTLFFTDQPVYDFETARQSDLMAFGRYFHAMLSRGVYLAPSQFESLFLSTALTDELIDRIIEAHQDALEEIMAETEGRN
- a CDS encoding DUF4249 family protein encodes the protein MKARISLGIGLACVLGISACSTELDVNAPEREIMVLYGLLDPDDSVHYVRVNRAYLREGEDALRIAREDPEATNYPAEALEVELIQVTGSTRVTVSTLSRMVATEKDSGAFYYPDQVLYVTPQAVALRTDEGTRYEVAVRNLISGHEASAETDLVAPFAVQRPLYIPGNNTSFGAVAIDREVEVALTPSANSTIHQLTRITVHYTERYFSGDSARRVLKVPALFTLTGGSEEVNRLLPEGFILDAIGTTLDVSNNTQVRERVFGPVDFTFYAGNQALSDYIEINDNFSPLSQTKPLYTNVQNGVGLLASRRRQTVSPAISANSLQVLQNRYPDVKVAL
- the dnaK gene encoding molecular chaperone DnaK, which codes for MGKIIGIDLGTTNSCVAVMEGNEPVVIPNNEGQRTTASIVAFMDNGERKVGAPAKRQAITNPKNTVQSIKRFMGKKYTETQNEISTVAYTVEKGPNDTPRVKIGDRLYSPQEISAMILQKMKSTAEDYLGTTVTEAVITVPAYFNDAERQATKEAGQIAGLDVKRIINEPTAAALAYGLDKKDQDVKIAVFDLGGGTFDISILELGEGVFEVKSTDGDTHLGGDDFDQVIINWLAEEFLKDERIDLRKDPMALQRLKEAAEKAKIELSSSTQTEINLPYIMPVDGIPKHLVRTLTRSKFEQLADSLIQRTLEPCRRAMKNAGYTNSDIDEVILVGGSTRIPRIQEEVEKFFGKKPSKGVNPDEVVAVGAAIQGGVLTGEVKDVLLLDVTPLSLGIETMGGVSTKLIESNTTIPTKKSEVFSTASDNQPSVEIHVLQGERPMAKDNRTIGRFHLDGIPPAPRGVPQIEVTFDIDANGILNVSARDKGTGKEQKIRIEASSGLSQEEIERMRNEAKANEEADRQEREKIEKLNQADSMVFQTEKQLKEYGDKLSDANRTAIQSALDNLRNAHSSQNLEEVDSALAALNQAWQNASQDLYNAQQAGGAEGAAPGADAGQAAGNGAASDVTDVDYEEVDGSKNK
- a CDS encoding ABC transporter substrate-binding protein: MYLSVALDWTPNISHAGFFIAQAKGYYTEENLSPSFRSPADDDYRITPAKRAARRGVSLGIAPSESVISYNTFSEPVPLRAVAALMQTDTSAIVTLKSSGIARPSQLDGKVYASYGARFEEGLVKAVVRNDGGEGNLTIVRPAKLSIWEGVMKGKADATWIFTPWGGVTSADAEKGLNFFRFQDYGVPYGYAPVLLTHASTIEREREALQTFLAATARGYQDLTKDDPTQTARLLAETVRSGEFNNIELTAKRVQAHQQAFLDDAGQWGVMKEERWQQFADWLFAEGLVTDLHGVRMESSKLNVQSIYTNELLEAMPADRS